A portion of the Collinsella aerofaciens genome contains these proteins:
- a CDS encoding GAF domain-containing SpoIIE family protein phosphatase → METLERNEWADVAQLVEITSDAVIICELDGTILHVNNRLLGLMCEERADVIGGDVKDVLYSSAFERATEHRLPFETDGSENELMLKLSDGSFIPVLVRAGSVTPLRIFGRRAPRVLVALHSIEEQYSHDRQLKRALSELRVANKRLSGTLSVIMSTVGSDELPSLLDTVLNQLVGTLDASGAAIYFSESGGFKLRGVSKELYDSYLPEFLPYGAGIPTYVLRESRACRLSIQQDLEGDKAASGMFMDLDNRSKHLLRMQDMPPYRSEICLPVFYGTQILGVLEVGWKRPQAPLAYDVNVLEVICDYLSIQLVGMASSLRSRRTAELGRSLNVLRDELFTFLDDSAAATRAVSSEICNMLNCHFCPIEYDASLDSYVIDFEGGSRVALPDDPEKLFFSTTAPAARLGAAPDGFEASVLGGTSAEDLKHVRITRVDESMPMGGWLRAHGLPCQGLYVDAGIEAGRPRSEGDGKHSNDAIVPASVAKGPTTRALLLRDGSQEPIDDLEYDYLVHLAHDFELIYEGESQKREERHIAQTLQIGMRNSLGDVPGIATDSVYLSATNSALVGGDFYTLIRLPDDCAVMILGDVSGKGIEAASMSALVKTALTAYAWEGAGPARMARSLNSMLMGFSRVETFVTAFIAKIDLKAGRATYCSAGHPPTMVIRPESMPLGGDEARGGEVELLGCQSGVIGAFESMVYETGVFTFAPGDMLFMYTDGTIEARDRSGAFFGEQRLRDLLLSVSGEGVSGICGKVLGELDRFTESALDDDIALVSLEFLRGRS, encoded by the coding sequence ATGGAAACGCTTGAACGCAACGAGTGGGCAGACGTTGCCCAACTAGTCGAGATCACGAGCGATGCTGTCATCATCTGCGAGCTCGACGGAACCATTCTGCATGTGAATAATCGCTTACTTGGTTTGATGTGCGAGGAACGCGCCGACGTCATCGGTGGAGATGTTAAAGACGTTCTGTACTCGTCCGCTTTTGAACGTGCGACGGAACATCGTCTGCCATTTGAAACCGATGGCTCCGAGAACGAACTGATGCTCAAGTTGAGTGACGGCTCTTTTATTCCCGTCTTGGTTCGTGCGGGGTCCGTAACGCCTCTACGCATCTTTGGGCGCCGCGCACCACGTGTCCTGGTGGCGCTTCACAGTATCGAGGAACAGTATTCTCACGACCGGCAACTCAAGCGTGCGTTATCGGAGCTTAGAGTGGCGAACAAGCGTCTCTCTGGCACGCTCTCGGTCATTATGAGCACTGTGGGCTCCGATGAGTTACCCAGCCTGCTTGATACCGTTTTGAACCAGCTTGTAGGAACGCTCGATGCTTCGGGCGCCGCTATCTATTTTTCTGAGAGCGGCGGCTTTAAGCTTCGCGGTGTTTCCAAGGAGCTGTACGACAGCTACCTGCCCGAGTTTTTGCCGTATGGCGCTGGCATTCCGACGTATGTTCTTCGCGAGTCGCGTGCTTGTCGCTTGTCGATTCAACAGGACCTTGAGGGCGATAAGGCCGCCTCCGGTATGTTCATGGACCTGGATAATCGTTCTAAGCACCTGTTGCGCATGCAGGATATGCCTCCGTACCGCAGCGAGATCTGTCTTCCCGTTTTTTACGGTACGCAGATCCTTGGCGTGCTGGAAGTTGGTTGGAAACGCCCCCAGGCACCGCTCGCCTATGACGTTAATGTGCTCGAGGTTATTTGCGATTACCTGTCTATCCAGCTGGTCGGCATGGCATCGAGCCTTCGCTCCCGTCGTACGGCCGAGCTCGGCCGCTCGCTCAATGTCTTACGTGATGAGTTGTTTACCTTTCTAGACGATTCCGCCGCGGCTACCCGGGCGGTATCGTCCGAGATCTGCAATATGCTCAACTGCCATTTTTGCCCTATTGAGTATGACGCCAGTCTGGATTCCTACGTCATAGATTTTGAAGGCGGCAGTCGCGTTGCTTTGCCGGACGATCCCGAGAAGCTTTTCTTTTCCACGACGGCGCCAGCGGCACGTTTGGGGGCTGCCCCTGATGGCTTTGAGGCATCTGTTTTGGGCGGCACGAGTGCCGAGGACCTTAAACACGTCCGTATAACTCGCGTTGACGAATCGATGCCTATGGGAGGCTGGCTTAGGGCACATGGCCTGCCTTGCCAGGGTCTCTACGTCGACGCCGGCATCGAGGCGGGGCGCCCGCGCTCTGAGGGCGATGGCAAGCACAGTAACGACGCGATCGTTCCTGCTTCTGTTGCGAAGGGCCCGACGACGCGCGCGCTGCTGCTTCGTGATGGTAGCCAAGAGCCGATTGATGACCTTGAATATGACTACTTGGTGCACTTGGCTCATGACTTTGAACTGATCTATGAAGGCGAATCTCAAAAGCGTGAGGAGCGCCATATCGCTCAGACCCTCCAGATTGGCATGAGAAATTCACTGGGGGATGTTCCGGGTATCGCAACCGATTCGGTGTACCTGTCGGCCACGAACTCGGCGTTGGTCGGCGGCGATTTCTATACGCTCATCCGTCTTCCCGACGATTGCGCCGTCATGATTCTGGGCGATGTGTCTGGCAAAGGCATTGAGGCTGCATCGATGTCCGCGCTCGTCAAGACGGCCCTGACGGCATATGCCTGGGAGGGCGCTGGACCGGCCCGCATGGCACGCTCCCTTAACAGCATGCTCATGGGCTTTTCGAGGGTCGAGACGTTCGTGACGGCCTTTATCGCCAAGATTGACCTTAAAGCCGGACGCGCAACGTATTGTTCGGCGGGCCATCCTCCGACCATGGTCATCAGGCCAGAGTCGATGCCGCTGGGTGGCGACGAGGCTCGTGGGGGAGAGGTCGAGCTGCTTGGATGCCAATCGGGGGTAATCGGTGCCTTTGAGAGCATGGTGTACGAGACAGGCGTGTTTACGTTCGCTCCTGGTGACATGCTATTTATGTACACCGACGGAACAATCGAAGCACGTGACCGCTCGGGTGCTTTCTTTGGCGAGCAGCGCCTTCGTGACCTTCTGCTCTCTGTCTCGGGTGAGGGCGTATCGGGAATCTGCGGCAAGGTCTTGGGCGAGCTCGACCGATTTACCGAATCGGCGCTGGACGATGACATTGCATTGGTGTCCCTTGAGTTTTTACGGGGTCGTTCATAG
- a CDS encoding anti-sigma factor antagonist (This anti-anti-sigma factor, or anti-sigma factor antagonist, belongs to a family that includes characterized members SpoIIAA, RsbV, RsfA, and RsfB.), producing MNEWNDIAVLTPPGDIDIATVPALRRRLDALIGRGVRRVVINCQAVSFIDSTGLAFLLTRARELMRREGLLSLVNASGEVVRFLEIARLVDILHVAGPARESIPAIPVGELPRWSKSVEVRQGIENLPYYRHRIAELLESLPLRRDERYDVALASGEALGNAYDHAGGIGCVLTVQAYGDRVVVEVLDRGAGYSIDETSEPVASEERGRGIKLMRMLVDNVEVARRTDGAGTRVQMVKLFSGALESCA from the coding sequence ATGAATGAGTGGAATGACATAGCGGTTTTGACGCCACCAGGCGATATCGACATCGCCACGGTGCCTGCGCTGCGTCGGCGGTTGGATGCTTTGATTGGCCGCGGCGTGCGTCGTGTCGTCATCAACTGTCAGGCTGTTAGCTTTATCGATTCGACGGGCTTGGCATTCCTGCTTACGCGCGCTCGTGAGCTCATGAGGCGAGAAGGCCTGCTTTCGCTCGTCAATGCATCAGGTGAAGTTGTTCGCTTTTTGGAGATTGCTCGTCTTGTCGATATTCTTCATGTCGCGGGGCCGGCACGGGAGTCTATTCCCGCCATTCCGGTGGGGGAGCTGCCTCGCTGGAGTAAGAGCGTCGAGGTCCGTCAGGGTATCGAGAATCTTCCATACTACCGACATCGCATCGCCGAACTCCTTGAATCGCTTCCGTTGCGCCGTGACGAGCGGTACGATGTCGCATTGGCGTCGGGGGAGGCGCTGGGTAATGCCTATGACCATGCGGGCGGTATCGGGTGCGTCCTGACGGTTCAGGCCTATGGCGATCGCGTTGTGGTTGAGGTGCTTGATCGAGGTGCCGGCTATTCTATCGATGAAACGAGCGAACCGGTCGCATCAGAGGAGCGCGGCCGTGGTATCAAGCTTATGCGTATGCTCGTCGATAACGTGGAGGTTGCTCGTCGTACGGACGGCGCCGGCACGCGCGTGCAGATGGTGAAGCTGTTTAGCGGAGCGCTGGAATCGTGTGCCTAG